The following nucleotide sequence is from Candidatus Poribacteria bacterium.
TTATCACGCCATTTGCGACGAAATTGTATCTCAAGCCATGCCGTTTGGCATTCAGGCATTTTTTCGACGATGCCTAAGGATTGCTTGTAATGCCCCGGTTTCTTGTCGCTTAGGATAACAACTTTCATTTTTTAATTTCGGTAAAAACCATCAAAGCACAAACTCCGTCATTTCTCCGCAAGGTATCATTATAGTAAAGCCCGTAATTACTTATACACTTAAAGATGGGCGAGGATACAATCCTCGCCAGCGGCGGTGGGGTGTTTGTTCCCTGACGAGCTGTAAACATATTTTTCGATTTTACTAAAATAAGGAATATTCGATCAGTTCTGTTACGTCGTCTGCGTTTTCGACTTTAACAATACCTACATGCGGGGCAAACCATAGCGTCTGATCCGCTTGAATCGTCTCCTCTCGGTTTGGTATTCTATCCGATACGTTTCCTCAAAGTTTCCAGCAGGCGTTTCCAGTGGACTTGCAGCAGCCACTTTCGCTTTGACACTTATATGTGCTTCAAAGGGTATTTGGAGCAGTAGGAGATTTTGCAAAACGATGTTTCCGCTGACCTTTACATTAAGTGCGTCCCACTGGAAATTGGGAACCAATGGTATCTGGAAAAACACAAGTTCGGGATGCGCGAACGGCTCTACTGCAACAGTCAGTTCCAACCCAGCGAATTCATCCTGCGCGGCTTTCGGAAGTTCGGCTTGAAGGTAGTCGGTTATTTTTTCACTGACTGTGAAAAGGACCTCGTTTGGTGTAACCCGATAATATGTAGAATACAGGAAATCGAGTTCGACTTCGGCAAGTGGGGGTGTATCCTTGAAGATCCGATAGTCTTTCCCCTCAATATTCGCCTCGTCACTAATTTCCCGTGTCCATTGGGATCCATCAGAATTTCTGTAAATCCATCGGCTTCCAATAGCATCGGGAAAATAGGTTGGCATCTGTTCCATCGGGGCAGGTGTTTCATCTGAACCGCATCCGAACAGAATAAAAAAAGCACACAGAATCAGAAAAGTCGGTCGCATTTTATTCCTTCAACGCCTCAGCTACCAGTTTTCCTAATTTTCTGCCTCTCGCTTGCTTAGAGATCAATATGCCGTCTTTATCAATGAGCCACGGTGCCGGTATTCCGCGAATACCATACTGTTTTGAGATCGGGCTTTGCCATCCTTTCCCGCTGAAAACCTGTTGCCAAGCGATGTCGTTCTTTTCCAGATAATCTCGTAATCTCTTTTCACTGGTGTCAAGGCTAATCCCGATAATGTCAAATCCTTCGTCCTTATACTTATTGTAAACCCGCTTGACGTTCGGCATCTCCGCAATACAGGGACCACACCACACTGCCCAGAAGTCGAGCAGAACGACCCTTCCACGATAGTCTTGCAGTGAAATCGGGTTCCCGTCGAGGTCTGTCGCGGTGAAGTCAGGCACAGGTTTCCCGACCATCGCTATCACGGGTTTCGCCTTTTGTTGGTGTTCCTTTGCCTTGTCGGTATCTCCTGATTTCTGAAAAATTTCAGCGAGTTTCTCGAGAATGCTGCGATCTTTGGGATTCTTCTCCTCACGTTCCTTAAAAAGTTGAAGGACATCTTCATCTCGATCCATCATTTCAAGCATGTCAACGAGGGCAAAAAAATCGCGATCGTAGTCGGGATCCATGACCGATTTGAATTGGGTAATAAGGGCATCGACATCTCCGTCTCTACCGATTTTGATATAGAGACGCGCAAGCGCAGGATAGACATAACACGATAAACTTGCATTGTCTGGTTGCTTCTGAAGTCCTGCTTCCAAAGCGGTAACGGCTTCCGCTTCGGTCTCATATAATTGTTCGGGTTGAAGTTCCCAGAAACTGTTGGATTTAGAGACCTTATAGGAGAAATTCAGGTTTAAGCAGTCGAAATCCTGATTTGGATGGTGCCGACACCGCACAAGCGGCACAACATCTCCATAGATGAGTCGTCTGTCAGTGATTCGGTCGCCGCGGTATTCAGGATGAAACTGGTAGCCGTAACTCACAGGCATATTCGGGTCGATGTTCCGAGACATAACAGCCTTGCCATTCATTTTATCTGAAGGACATATCAGGATGTCTGGATCTGGTAAGTATTTGGGATGGTGGAGATCCGAGAGCCACTTCGGATAATCACCTGTCTCTTTTTCATAGATTTGAATTGACTTCCCTATCGCAATTAAATTTTGCGTGCAAATTTCGATGTTTTTTNNNNNNNNNNNNNNNNNNNNNNNNNNNNNNNNNNNNNNNNNNNNNNNNNNNNNNNNNNNNNNNNNNNNNNNNNNNNNNNNNNNNNNTTCTTGATTTTGGATCCATGTGCCGTATATCGTAGTAAGGAATATTGTCGATTCTCTATCGAACCCCGTACAAACTCTTAAGAAATAGTATAACACACGACTATGGAAAATCTACTATTTTTCCACACGACCAACCAAGATAGGTGCGCTTTCCAACTGCCCCGAGTAGAATTGTAGGTTGGGTAGAACGGATGCCACCAAAAACGTAAATATCAGAGAAAAACAAAGTTATTTCCAGAGACACCGCATTGACCAAATACCGAGTGAAACCCAACATTCTCCTTGTGAAGTGCCCACACCTCTGGCGGTATGAAGTTGGGTTTCGCTGCGGTGTTGCGTGGATATGCCGACAGGTCGGATTTCAGGCGTATTTGGCACCCCCGCGTCTTCTTTTTCCGTTCCGCTCTACCCAACCTACGACTCATAGTAAACTATTCCGCATGTAGGAGGGATCTCCGAATCCCGACGTGTTCCTTGACAAATAGATTGAATGTGTTATGCTATTAACACCTTCAATCTAAGGAGATTTTTATGCAAACTGTGACAAAAATGGCTTGGAATCCAGATACAAATCAAGATTACGAGATAGAACTACCGGATAATAATGTCGTGGAAAAGGCTCTTCTTGAAATTGATTTGTTGACCTTCTCGTTGCAATGGGCTACGGTGGTTCGCGGGAAGATGCTGGTAAGGCCGTAGGACGTGGTGGTGATGGTGGTATTGATGGTATCATTAACGAAGATAGATTGGGGCTTGATGTCGTATATATTCAAGCGAAACAGTGGAAAGAGAATGTAAGTCGCCCTGAAATTCAGAAATTTGCGGGGGCACTACAAGGTCAACGTGCTCGAAAGGGAGTCTTCATTACAACATCGGGTTTTACCAAAGGTGCTGAAGAATATGTGAAAACAATTGACTCTAAGATTATTTTAATTGATGGGAACCAAGTCGCACAATATATGATTGAGCATAACGTCGGCGTTTCTGTAGAGAAAACCTACGAAATCAAACGCGTAGATTCCGATTATTTTGCTGAAAACGCCGAAAATCCCTAACGATGTTAGCAACAAGAGAGAAGAAAATGAGAACGTTCGGAACCCAAGGACCCGTAACTCCTGAAATAAACTACGTTGTGAGCCGCTCCGAGGCACTTTCGGATTTTGTTGACAGAGTGAAAAAAGGCAAATACATCGTCCTCTTCGCGCCGCGCCAGACCGGCAAGACGACCCTCTTTCGCGCCGCTATAGATATCCTCATAACTGAAGCGTATTTTCCAATTCAGCTGAATTTTGAAGTGTATGTTGATTTAACCCCCGCTGCTTTTTATAGTTATCTGCATGTAGATGTTTGCAGAGCAATTGCGTCCGTTTTCCAAAGGCGAGGCAGTATCCCTTCTGAAGATTTGAAACGATTTTTGGAAAACATTGAGGTAACAGACCATGTTTCAATGAGAAATTTTTTTCAACAACTTACCGGTTTTCTGCCCAGTCATGATAATTCCCAAAAAGTTGTCCTTATCATTGACGAGTTCGATGCCATCCCGCCAGAAGCCGTTCGTGGTTTTCTACATTCGCTTCGCTACATTTATCTTGACACCTCAGGTGTCCGATGTCCCTACAGTGTCGGTATTGTTGGGGTCAAAAACATCACGCAGCTCAACTACGATCGGTCAATCTCACCTTTCAATATCCAAGACGAGTTTCACTTGCCCAACTTCACACATATGCAAGTCCAGGAACTACTCGAGCAATATACCCACGAGGTGGGGCAAGCCTTCACGCCTGACGTTATCTTCTCTATTCACAAACACACGGCTGGACAACCCTTTCTCGTCAATCGGTGTGCGCAAATTCTCACTGAGGAACTGGACATTCCTAAAACTGAACCGATTACGATGGCTCACTTTTCTAAAGCACATACGCAACTCCTTGAGGAAGGGAACATCAATATTAGTCATCTGCTTACCAATATCCGCAGGGATCGTCGGTTTGAAAGTCTCCTTATCCGAATCATGTCTTATAAGATAGGTTTGCCCTTCAATATAGACAATGAAATCATGAATGAACTCATAACTCATGGGGTTATTGTAAAAGGTCCTAATAGAATGTGTGAAATCGCCAACCCGATCTATCAGCATCATATTCGGCAAAGCCTCAAACCACTTCCATCCAAACCCCCGGTACAAACCCTGGATACTCTCCTTCACTGAACGCTGGATAATAGACAGCCTCATCACGAAAATCGTGAACGACCTCTCCACCACTGCCATCAGGGATATGCACCCTACAGGTATATTCACTCTCTCGGAATAGTTGCTGCGGTGTCGGCGTGGACGCATCGACGCGATACGTTGATAGGGCATTTTCATCCACCGTGATTCCCAAACCGGGTGCCTCCGAAACCTGAATCGTGCCATCAACAACAGCGAGCCGCGTTTCGAGCAGATCCGATTCCCATAACTCGTGACACGTAATCGCTGGCAGTTCCGCCTGCGATAACACCGCACCGAGATGCACCGAATATGCCGTTGTGATACCCGTGCCGACCATCTGGAGCCAGTAAGGTTGCGCAAACGAGGCACAGAGTGCGTTCGTCCGCAGGAGTGAGTTCACACCACCGCCGACAACGAACCCACCGCAACAGCGTGCGTGCAAACACGATTCGTTGAAATGCTCGACGATCCGCTTCTGGACAGCCCCTTGTAATCGCGCTGCACCCTCGACATCCGTGCCGAGATAGTAGGGACTTTCGTATATGGCGACGTTCGGATGTTCATCTAATTGTTGCAATACAGGGATGGCGTTGCCCGCAGTCCGTAGAAACCCATTGAAATCAATGTCGAGCCGATAGTCTGCTGGGACGGCGTTCCCGACAGCATCCACCTGTGCGAAGATGTCCCGCCACGGGCGCGCTTTGAGTTTCGCGGACGTGTAACCCCGCTTCACCGATTCTTGGACTTCCGCAACCCAGTCTTCCGGGGGCATATCAATGTCCCACCACGAAATAGGACACCTCTCACGAACCTTCGGTCCGATGAGTTGGTAGACGGGCACATCTACGGATTTACCGACGGCATCGAAAAGCGACATCTGGATGCCGAACCCGATGCTGTCATCGTTCATACATGCAAACGCGTTCTGTCCGATGAC
It contains:
- a CDS encoding restriction endonuclease; this translates as MGYGGSREDAGKAVGRGGDGGIDGIINEDRLGLDVVYIQAKQWKENVSRPEIQKFAGALQGQRARKGVFITTSGFTKGAEEYVKTIDSKIILIDGNQVAQYMIEHNVGVSVEKTYEIKRVDSDYFAENAENP
- a CDS encoding AAA-like domain-containing protein; its protein translation is MRTFGTQGPVTPEINYVVSRSEALSDFVDRVKKGKYIVLFAPRQTGKTTLFRAAIDILITEAYFPIQLNFEVYVDLTPAAFYSYLHVDVCRAIASVFQRRGSIPSEDLKRFLENIEVTDHVSMRNFFQQLTGFLPSHDNSQKVVLIIDEFDAIPPEAVRGFLHSLRYIYLDTSGVRCPYSVGIVGVKNITQLNYDRSISPFNIQDEFHLPNFTHMQVQELLEQYTHEVGQAFTPDVIFSIHKHTAGQPFLVNRCAQILTEELDIPKTEPITMAHFSKAHTQLLEEGNINISHLLTNIRRDRRFESLLIRIMSYKIGLPFNIDNEIMNELITHGVIVKGPNRMCEIANPIYQHHIRQSLKPLPSKPPVQTLDTLLH
- a CDS encoding redoxin domain-containing protein, coding for KNIEICTQNLIAIGKSIQIYEKETGDYPKWLSDLHHPKYLPDPDILICPSDKMNGKAVMSRNIDPNMPVSYGYQFHPEYRGDRITDRRLIYGDVVPLVRCRHHPNQDFDCLNLNFSYKVSKSNSFWELQPEQLYETEAEAVTALEAGLQKQPDNASLSCYVYPALARLYIKIGRDGDVDALITQFKSVMDPDYDRDFFALVDMLEMMDRDEDVLQLFKEREEKNPKDRSILEKLAEIFQKSGDTDKAKEHQQKAKPVIAMVGKPVPDFTATDLDGNPISLQDYRGRVVLLDFWAVWCGPCIAEMPNVKRVYNKYKDEGFDIIGISLDTSEKRLRDYLEKNDIAWQQVFSGKGWQSPISKQYGIRGIPAPWLIDKDGILISKQARGRKLGKLVAEALKE
- a CDS encoding mandelate racemase/muconate lactonizing enzyme family protein, whose product is MLSIKHLEAIPLNVPFYHERVSRHMHRALTHGERVHVYRVELSNGVIGYGENLSDESANIEQVIGQNAFACMNDDSIGFGIQMSLFDAVGKSVDVPVYQLIGPKVRERCPISWWDIDMPPEDWVAEVQESVKRGYTSAKLKARPWRDIFAQVDAVGNAVPADYRLDIDFNGFLRTAGNAIPVLQQLDEHPNVAIYESPYYLGTDVEGAARLQGAVQKRIVEHFNESCLHARCCGGFVVGGGVNSLLRTNALCASFAQPYWLQMVGTGITTAYSVHLGAVLSQAELPAITCHELWESDLLETRLAVVDGTIQVSEAPGLGITVDENALSTYRVDASTPTPQQLFRESEYTCRVHIPDGSGGEVVHDFRDEAVYYPAFSEGEYPGFVPGVWMEVV